Genomic window (Alligator mississippiensis isolate rAllMis1 chromosome 7, rAllMis1, whole genome shotgun sequence):
cacacacacacacacacacacacacacacccttggtGTTAAAGTCTAGGTCTCAATACAGATGTACAGGTAAGATGCGTGCATCCACCTATAGAGTTGTGTGCACCTACCCATAGACACGTGTGTCctggaagcagccctgggcatgCAGGCAAAGGACATCTCTGTAGGGCAACCGTGGCCCGACCCAGGGCATGAGCATCTGCGAAGTGTGGACGCCGGCCACCCACATGGCGGGGGTGTGAAAAAGGGGCTGCCCCAACCCCCAGTGCAGCTGTGCTGAGCCCCCAGCTTTGCCCCCCAAAAAGGATGGAAAAAGCAAATGAAGAGGGGGCAGCAGACCAGGGcccaggggagtgagggggaggatgggtgtggggggaggtagACACACAAGAGGGAATTTTGGGATCGAAAagaggcagagtggggtgggtaATGTCCTGCCTCCCAGAAAGGCCCCAAtagccccagaacccccctccccgcaggggctgggaccagaaACGCACCTCACCCCCTGGCAGGGAGGTTCCCCGGACACCTGGGCGCCTCAGGCCTGGGGCATAGTGTTATgagcagagggaggcagaggcTCAGAGACCCAgacacccctgccctgcagcaccgtGACAAGACACCCCACAAAGGAGAGGGGCTGCATTCCCCAGAGACCCAGGGTCAGCGCCAGGGCCGGCGTGGCaggtgggggccaggggcagaggtgCGGCAGGCGGCCTGCACAGCGGGGCGCTGGCggcagggccggggcaggcggcTGGGCCGGGGCAGGCGGCTGGGTGGTTGTGGGCGCAGAAGCCGTACACCCGCCAGGCAGCGCAGGGCCGGGCTAGGCAGGAAGGCCAGCAGGCGGGCCAGCAGGGTGCGCAGGCCGGGGCGGTGGGCAGGTGGGCGGCGGGCACGGGGCGCCAGCACAGGCAGGCGGCTGCGGAAGCCGCCTTTGCGGGCACGGGGGAAGAGGCGGTAGAGCCCACGCTCTGACACCAGTCCGGCCAGCACCAGTGCGCGGAAGGTGGGCGCAGGTAGGCGCAGCAGGGCATGCAGGCAGAGGCGCCGGGCCAGGCGCCGCGCTGCCCCCCCACCCGCACCCCGGGCCAATGCAGCCGCCGCATAGAGTGGCACAAAGAGCCAGGGTGCAGCAAGCAGGCGCAAGGCGCCCAGCAGCACCGGTACATACAGCCGGCCCCGGCAGGCACTAAGTGCCAGCACTGCCAGCCCCaatgctggcacagccctgccccacagtgcaCCAGCCACGCCCAGTCCTGCCAGCACTCCCTCCagtgcccctccactgcctggtGCCCACAGCGCcgccagcagcaggaggagggcaggtgccgagggccaggcagctgccagcagcgcCAGTGCTGCACACACGGCATGCGGCAACAGAGGGGAGCCTGGCACCCGCCACCGCTCCAACCCAGTGCCTGCCCACGCCCGCtcaggggctgggcagccatcCCCAGGGCCCCGCGGGCCTGGCCCCTCCTCATCCTCCTCGTCCTGGCCCTGGCTGGCCCGCTCCAGCACACCCGCTGCCGCCTCCCCATCCGGCTCCAGGTCGCTCAGGTCCGGCTCCAACACCCAGCCCGGCACCTCCTGCCCATCAGGCTCCAGGTCACTCAGCTCCGCCAGCCCTGGTGCCTCCTGCCCATCGGGCTCCAGGccacccagtgcagcccagctcagctctagtgccacagcctcctgcccatcAGGATCTAGATGCCCCAACACCACGCGCCCAGCAGGTTCTAAGTCTCCTGGGGCAGCCTGCCCATCGGGCTCTAGGTGTCTAAGCACCACCTGGCCACTGGGGTCTAGGTCTCCCAATGTGCCCCGCCTGCTGGGTTCTAGGTGTCCAAACGCAGCCCGGCCGTCCGGTTCTAAGTCACTCAACGCCACCCGACCATTGGGGTCTAGCTGACCCAACAGAACCCGGGCATCCGGTTCTAGGCGGCCCAAGACAGCTCGCCCCTCAGGTTCTAGGTGCGCCAAGGCCTCCTGGCCATCGGGTTCAAGGCCGCCTAATACAGCCCAGCCCTCAGGTTCTGGCTGTCCTGACACCGCGCGGCCATCGGGATCTGGATGTGTCGaggtggcctggcctggctgcagggcgCTTGCCGCCCCCTGCCCGCAGGGCTGGCGCTGGCCTGGGGGGGCGCAGCCACCTACTTTGAGGCTCTTGGGCTGCTGGCGGACCTCAGCGGCGTGCTTCTGGCGCAGCTCCTGCTCGCGCCGCTTGTTGTACTCCAGCTGGTTGGACAGCTCCGTCTGGTGCTGCAGGCGCGTCAGCTCTGTACGTGTGCGCTGCACCGTGTGCAGCTgccgcagctccagctcctgagaCGACTCGTGCTGCCGCAGCAGCATAGCACACTCCAGGTCCTTCTGCGTCTGCTTCTTGTTCAGCTCCTGGTGGGCAGGGAGAGTGCttagccccgccccctgctccaagcacccAGACCCCGCCCCTTTCCACTCaagccttgccccctcccccaggccctgcccaccTCGCGCAGCAGGTCCTGGTCGAGGCCATGGCGAGCCAGGAGCAGGCGGCGCTTGTACTGGCGACACTGGAGCTCGAAATGTTGGCGCTGGCGCCGCAGCAGCCCcgcttcctcctcagcctgacgcTGCTGCAGCGCCTCCTTCTGGCGCAGCAGCCACTCCTGCTTCTCCCGCTTGGGTGTGCTctggttctcctgcagctcctgcatgACACCCGTTCAGTGCCCGCCCGCCCACGCCCCAATGCACCGGGGCCCAAAGTGGgccccggacgcctgggtcctttCTCCCAGGATCTAAAGGGGGCCCGGACGCCAAGGTTTTCtgtacccccccaaaaaagaggcTCCCGCATGCCACAGCTCTTAACCCCAAAGCTTTAAGGGTCCTGGCTGTTAAAATTCCCTGTGCCACGAGAGGCTCCCAGACGCCAGGGTTCTTTATCGCAGGCCAACAAGGGAGTTTGCCAGCTCCCAGGAACAGGAGAGTCCCAGATACCAGGGTTCTCCATGCCCAGGAGAGGACTGTCCTGGCACCGAGATCTAAACCCATGGCTGTGCCTGGTAGGGGAGGGGCTCCCGCAGGTGCAgaggcctggacacctgggtccctttcctggcaggggggtgaggggacAAGGACGCCTGGGTCCTCACCTCCTTGAGCTGCTCCTTTCGCAGCTTGTAGTGTCGTTTCTGGGCCTCAAGGAGGCCTCCCAGCTCCTTCTTCTGCTGCGCCAGGATGTGCTGCTGGAACTTCTTCTCCTCCGCCAGCGCTGCCTTGATCTGAGGGGGCGAGGCAGCGGAGTCGGAActggcctggccccgcccccaccccaggccccgccTCTCACAGCCAGGCCCCACCTCTTTCTCACAGATGGCCTGGTGCTTGCGGGCCAGCTTGTCGGCCTCAGCAACGCAGGACCCGCGCTGTGCCTCGAGCTCCCGCTCCAGGCGCAGCTGGTGCTCATCGCGCTCCGCACGCAGGCGATTCTCCAGCGCCGCCAGCTGCTTCTGGTGCTGCCGCCGCATGCGCTTGTAGCCACTCAGCTGCTCCCGCAGTGCTGAGTCCTGCGCATGCTCCTGCATCTGCCGCGTCACCTGCCACCAGCCTCAGGGTCAGCCGGCCAGGCCTTGCCCCCCACTGAAAGCCTCCACCCATGGCCTGTAAGCCCCACCCGCCCGGGAGACCCCAACATCCAGACAAGCCCCATCCACAGCCCATACCACCTGCGGcctggagccccaccccctggcattaagcccagcccctggctcccaggcccCGCCCAAATCGCCTGGAGAACCCAGCTCACCAGCGAGGCAGTGCGGATGGTAGCGAAGTGGTCGCGGTTGCGGCAGTAGGCGCGGCGCCGGGCGGCCGATGAACTCTGGGCCTCCATCTCAGGCTGGTATGGGTCATCATACAGGCTATCGTGGCcctggcaagggggagggggcagggtctgTGGGACCTGGGCCTGCCAGGCCTCACTGCTCTCACCCCCTAGCTCtcacagaacccaggagtcccaacTCCCAGCCCCTTCTCAACCCCCGCTCCCAAAGAAAACAGGCACTCGGTGACCCCTGCTTTCAGCAGCTAGCTCCCACCCCACAGGCAggggtcccagccccccctgctccaaCCACCCACAGCTcagaggacccaggcatctgggctcccagcccctctgctctcaaccccaccccaaaaaacccaggcgtccaggctcccagaccacccctcccccagcctagagaacccaggcgtctggcTCCCACGGTACCGGGAGGCGGTGGATGACAGAGCTGTTGGAAGCCACAGTGTGCTCGCCCTCCtgaagcagggccaggccagggccatcATCCTCATCGGGGTCGGGGCCAGGCCCCTCGGGGTCAGAGGCCTCATCAGCCAGGCTGTTGAcactgctgctctggctgctggcgcTGATGGACATGCTGGGCACTGAGTGgctgctgcccacgctgctcACCGTGCCACCGCGTTGCACCATTGTCTCCGCCTCCTGCcgcagttgggggagggggggaggtaaGGCTGGGTGccatgcagcggggctgggaggggggcaggggctctcatgcacccaggctggggggcaggagcagcaggcggGTGCAAGGCTGTGGGGGGCCAGTGTCGTGGGATGTACCCGGCTCTGCGGGGTCCGCATgtcctggcccccagcccacccacctcGTCATCATCAGGGCCGTCAGGGCCAGGGCCGTTGGGCGCCTCCTGGAAGAGGATCTTCTTCATTTTGCGGTATTGCAGGTTGTCCAGCTCCCGCACTGCATCCTTGGTGCGCTGGATCAGCTCCAGCACTACCGTGGGTGGCCGTTCACGCAGCAGGAACCGGTGCTGGGGGGGCACGGAGGGGTCAGTGTGGGCTGGGGGCCTtgaccctccaccccagccctggccccagactccaccTTGAGCAGCACATCAGAGGCCGGCCGGTCCTGCGGGATCTTCTGCAGGCACGAGTCCACAAAGTTGCGGAAGTACTCCGACCTAAGGAGGGTTTGGCAGTGTTGGCCTAAAACTCGTTCAAGCCCTCCTTGTTTGTCGGACAAGTGCCGGTGGTTAAACCAGAGTTCTCCTTAATTACTCCCAAAAATTACCATGTTATCCTTTTATTTTAAGGTTCTATTGTTCCATTGTTATAAATGTTCCACGTTCCCTGGCATTTTACTGGGGTTA
Coding sequences:
- the TAOK2 gene encoding serine/threonine-protein kinase TAO2 isoform X1, with protein sequence MPSGARAGSLKDPEVAELFFKDDPEKLFVDLREIGHGSFGAVYFARDMRSNEVVAIKKMSYSGKQSNEKWQDIIKEVKFLQKLRHPNTIEYKGCYLREHTAWLVMEYCLGSASDLLEVHKKPLQEVEIAAITHGALQGLAYLHTHNMIHRDVKAGNILLTEPGQVKLGDFGSASIVAPANSFVGTPYWMAPEVILAMDEGQYDGKVDVWSLGITCIELAERKPPLFNMNAMSALYHIAQNDSPVLQSSHWSEYFRNFVDSCLQKIPQDRPASDVLLKHRFLLRERPPTVVLELIQRTKDAVRELDNLQYRKMKKILFQEAPNGPGPDGPDDDEEAETMVQRGGTVSSVGSSHSVPSMSISASSQSSSVNSLADEASDPEGPGPDPDEDDGPGLALLQEGEHTVASNSSVIHRLPGHDSLYDDPYQPEMEAQSSSAARRRAYCRNRDHFATIRTASLVTRQMQEHAQDSALREQLSGYKRMRRQHQKQLAALENRLRAERDEHQLRLERELEAQRGSCVAEADKLARKHQAICEKEIKAALAEEKKFQQHILAQQKKELGGLLEAQKRHYKLRKEQLKEELQENQSTPKREKQEWLLRQKEALQQRQAEEEAGLLRRQRQHFELQCRQYKRRLLLARHGLDQDLLREELNKKQTQKDLECAMLLRQHESSQELELRQLHTVQRTRTELTRLQHQTELSNQLEYNKRREQELRQKHAAEVRQQPKSLKVGGCAPPGQRQPCGQGAASALQPGQATSTHPDPDGRAVSGQPEPEGWAVLGGLEPDGQEALAHLEPEGRAVLGRLEPDARVLLGQLDPNGRVALSDLEPDGRAAFGHLEPSRRGTLGDLDPSGQVVLRHLEPDGQAAPGDLEPAGRVVLGHLDPDGQEAVALELSWAALGGLEPDGQEAPGLAELSDLEPDGQEVPGWVLEPDLSDLEPDGEAAAGVLERASQGQDEEDEEGPGPRGPGDGCPAPERAWAGTGLERWRVPGSPLLPHAVCAALALLAAAWPSAPALLLLLAALWAPGSGGALEGVLAGLGVAGALWGRAVPALGLAVLALSACRGRLYVPVLLGALRLLAAPWLFVPLYAAAALARGAGGGAARRLARRLCLHALLRLPAPTFRALVLAGLVSERGLYRLFPRARKGGFRSRLPVLAPRARRPPAHRPGLRTLLARLLAFLPSPALRCLAGVRLLRPQPPSRLPRPSRLPRPCRQRPAVQAACRTSAPGPHLPRRPWR